A genomic segment from Bradyrhizobium sp. CB1015 encodes:
- the groES gene encoding co-chaperone GroES translates to MKFRPVHDRVVVKRIEAEEKSAGGIIIPDTAKEKPSQGEVIAVGPGGRDENGKLIPIDVQIGDRVLFGKWSGTEVKIDGQELLIMKESDIMGVLTDTSSKKKAA, encoded by the coding sequence ATGAAATTCCGTCCGGTTCACGACCGCGTCGTGGTCAAGCGCATCGAAGCTGAGGAGAAGTCCGCTGGCGGCATCATCATTCCCGACACCGCCAAGGAAAAGCCCTCCCAGGGCGAAGTCATCGCCGTTGGCCCTGGCGGCCGCGATGAGAACGGCAAGCTGATCCCGATCGACGTGCAGATCGGCGACCGCGTGCTGTTCGGCAAGTGGTCGGGCACCGAGGTCAAGATCGACGGTCAGGAGCTGTTGATCATGAAGGAGAGCGACATCATGGGCGTTCTCACCGACACCTCGTCCAAGAAGAAGGCAGCCTAA